The Misgurnus anguillicaudatus chromosome 23, ASM2758022v2, whole genome shotgun sequence sequence AAGGCCCCGCCCTAAAGGAGGGCCCCAGCCCTGCGCAAGAATGTTTGAACGGGGTCTATGATTCCTGCATGGGGGAGCTCACAGTGTCAGACAGTAAGCAATCACATAtctttcattttaaatcaaTTAATTTCTGCTCTTTATTTTCTCTCGGACTTTCATACGCGCTTTAGCCTATAGAAATCGGATTATTAAtatgaaattaatgtattttataaaaaattgtagaactgcattattatttattatatgtcatttaaattatttttaaaagtcaattctttcatttttataaatcaatgtAGGATTGTTTACAGCAGCATCACAGTGCTTCATAAAAACTCTCAGAAAACGTGCACATGTTGATAATTCTAGaggtttaattattttttagcatCGGGATcactagacgagagcttaatagCCTTCTTTTTGTGAAAACCGACATTTCTTAATTGTGTTACCTGTCGTAGTTATTCCGTGCGCATTCATTCCGACTAATTTTCCGTCACAAATGGAGAGAATATCAATTGGAAGTACTCATCCCTATGCCCTTTTTATTCCCTTCGAAGATCAGAGCTGTGCAGAGGTGCACACTGTAAGCCCGGATAAGTTGAGTTTACTTAGAAAAATGAAGCAAACTTGTTGCCCTAAAAAATTTGAGTAATGATTAATGAACAACTCTGAGTAATGATTAATGAACAACTCTGAGTAACGATTAATTTACAACTCTGAGTAACGATTAATTTACAACTCTGAGTAATGATTAATTAACAACTCTGAGTAACGATTAAATAACAACTATGAGTAACGATTAATTTACAACTCTGAGTAATGATTAATGAACAACTCTGAGTAACGATTAATTTACAACTCTGAGTAACGATTAATTAACAACTCTGAGTAATAATTAATGAACAACTCTGAGTAACGATTAATTTACAACTCTGAGTAACGATTAATTTACAACTCTGAGTAATGATTAATGAACAACTCTGAGTAACGATTAATGAACAACTCTGAGTAACGATTAATGAACAACTCTGAGTAACGATTAATTTACAACTCTGAGTAATGATTAATGAACAACTCTGAGTAACGATTAATGAACAACTCTGAGTAATGATTAATGAACAACTCTGAGTAACGATTAATGAACAACTCTGAGTAACGATTAATGAACAACTCTGAGTAACGATTAATTTACAACTCTGAGTAATGATTAATGAACAACTCTGAGTAACAATTAATGAAGAACTCTGAGTAATGATTAATGAACAACTCTGAGTAACGATTAATGAACAACTCTGAGTAATGATTAATGAACAACTCTGAGTAACGATTAATTTACAACTCTGAGTAATGATCAATGATCAACTCTGAGTAATGATTAATGAACAACTCTGAGTAACGATTACTCAACCATATAAGCTGTTCTAAcagaaattttaagttgaataaacttaaatgttttaattttctcTAATATCCCTTTCCAGTGATTCcacttttctttttaattgcatTAAATGGCATAAAAATCAATCgtaaacaaaattattttcttcTACTTTTATTgacaacttttcacttttattgCCTAATGGCAATTACAAAACTAAGCcacacaatgtaaaaaaaaagttatacaTTTCTTATATTTGCACTGCAATGTTTCTCAGTCTATGACACAGAACAATGGATCTactaatcacaaaaaaactactttgTAAGAACAATATCAACATTGCTTACATAAAACATAGTGACATTCTCTAAATAAACCTGGTGTTCCAGTTCACAACTGCTGAGGTATTTCAATTGTTTTTGGTCCCATTAACCTGCATTTTACCTCCACAAAAAATACAAGGCACCACATATATTTCTTTATGAAACACTTACCGATTAAACAAAATCTGAACTGGCCTTTTCTTTCCAAAATGACAAAAGGAGAGTGAATAAAtgcataaacaaaaataaattaccaaaaaaaacataaatataaacatcATTCAGATGTCTTGTGGAGACAACCCTTCTACACGGTAAGCATGTTTTTCAGGGATTGTATTTTGGGTGCAAGCTCAACCTTTCCAAGGTTAAGAAATACCTGCTGGATAAAATAGAAGGTATGTTTCATACTCTTCGGATAGTCCAAGTGCAGGGCATAAATCAGTCCAAACAAAAGACAGAAGGCCTGAGGTAAGTTGTCCGGTTCCATCACTGAAATCCCctccaaaataataaacactcTGAATGGGTTTAGCTGTGCACTTTCTGCATCAACGCAGAGGATTCCTACTGGAGTTTGTTGGTATAAGTCCTAAAAAGACAGAAACCGATTTACAAATTCATGCCagttaaataattatttgttgTCCACTACAATGTATATAATATACAACAATATAATCAATATTATATATTCTCAGCGAAAATGCATAAAGAAAATCATTACCCGCCTTAAATAAAGCCATGCATAAAAAGGACAAATGTTTTCCTTAGCTGGCAGGCCACATTTAGGCCAGTTTTGCaaccaatacttaaacttaaactacatatacattattaaagggacactccacttttttggaaaataggctcattttccagctcccctagagttacacatttcagttttacagttttgaaaatcattcagctgatctctaaGTCTGGTGCTAGcaattttagcatagcttagtataatccattgaatctgattagaccattagcatcatgcaaaaaaataaccaaacagttttgatattttccctatttaaaacttaactctcTTGtagttaggaactatactctcattctggcgtaataatcaaggactttggtGCTCTATAatgactgcaggaggcgcaatgatattacgcagtgcccaaaaatagtcctcagctattgaaagttaccaaggggagtattttcgggtgctgcgtaatatcaccacgcctgctgcagacatgatacagcagcaaagtcattgattattacggcagattgagagtatagtcctagccatatctgtctagaaagtagcaacttttcattttccgtggttcttagtacatgatgtatcTACAAAAGAGTCAGGTTTTAAATAAGAacaatatcgaaactctttggtcatttttaagtgcaatgctaatgatctaatcatatttaatggattatgctaagctatgctaaaagtgttacagccagacctggagatcggcagaatggattccaaaacggtaaaactcaaatgtttaaccctagaagagctggaaaatgagcaaattaaaaaaacaattgtccctttaaagtaatCCATGTGTCTCCAATGGTTAACCACATTTTTAAGCAGAAACACTAAATCCGTGTCTACTAAAGAATTAATTACAATATCTTCAACAAAATCCTAAcccaatttaattttttttaaaaatcaatattttCATTCTTTCATAACATTAACGCAGATGctcaaaaattataaaaatacttAGAGAAAGCCTGGATAATATTCATGAAATGGTTTTGAAAAGAAAAGTACTTTGTACCTGCAACATGTACAAAAATTTTACAAAACTTACAGAACAGGTCTTAAAGAAGGCAGAAGAGTCATCCTCTAAAATGACTGGCAGTCCACGAAGGCAAAGGGACCTAACATCTGTTGGTTCAGTGGTCTGGAAGATATTGCAGATATTTTTCAAAACAGTTTGGTTAGGAtatagacaaaaatattaaattaagaattttatGCAGAAGAGAAAAATAAAGGAAAATACAAAGTAGAAAAAAATGCATGAACAAGAAAACGATACAAAGAAGAAATAAGAAGAAACGGGTGGAATGACAACAGTTAAGAGAAGGGGTAGATTAATTTTGACAAATAAATTCACCTTTGTTTGGCGTAAAAGCTCAGACAAAAGCTGACCGGCAAGGCCTTTCTTCTTCCTGAAGATATCCATTAGCTTTGGAGAGAAACGGTCAAGAGCATCAAAGAAGCTCTCTCTGAGATTTTTCCCCACAACTCTGCTGAACTCGTCATaaacctgaaataaaaaaaatatggcaAAACATATTTGGCCATGgttaacacaaaatgaaaagTGTGACAGTCAGCCCCGCCGCTGCCATAACGCGCATCACGCGCTGTGTGTAGGGCACCAGGTGCTGATAGGGCACCAAAAATAAgcctaatgaaaaaaaattataatgctgATAGAATTTCATTAGCCTATAGAAATATTATCAGGCAATTTCTATCCATGTATATGTTACAAAAAAGGGGGAAACGACATAATTTAATTGCTCTAGTATAGAAAGTATCCCCCCCAGCCTTTGATGGTCCGTGACGGTTGATCGCGCGGGCGCCTGAAGAAGTTTGacagaggccgtttctcaatccgaagtctgcagcctccagaggtcgcatttctaggctGGATACGTCATCAAAACTTTCTTATTTCGTAATATAAACGCTTATTAAGCTGACTaatattcttagttaatcgtaaatagttgtaatatgcttatgacttgataatgtaatgttcagttaactgaaataaaccaggcttgatgacgtatgcagcctgcatatgcgaccttgcgcaggctgcagccttcggattgagaaacggccagtcagtaggcaacttttaaaaatggccccgaaaagacagcaggagtcaggatcggaaaaaagaaaaaactgcGGGATGATGCGCGTGCATCACTTGCAGGTAAGTCCATCATGTTTAATCAATCCTAATAAGGGAAATGTGCATGGGCTGCAGCTGCTGCTAATCGGAATGCGCCTCGAATGCGCCTCGAACTTGCTGTGCTGACATCAATGTTAGCAAACtatgttgttataatttataactttaGTGCAagttaaattgagattttactgtaaaacattaccTATGCATATGCATTTTACAAATGCCAGCTGTTACTTTCTTTACTACGTTTCTTTAGATATTGAGCAGTAGTTTATTTTGTGGTTTATTTTGATGTGACGGTGGTTAATACTTTCTCAGTAAAAGTTAACGTTAGCAGTCAGTGCACATGGTAGGCTAACAATTCCTGactgttaaatatatataaatataaaatgtcatCATGTATGTATGATATGAAGCAAACGTGACACTTAGTTCTCtaaatctttgttttatttaagaataTTGGGTATTCTTGTTtacttattgatatttatttaacCACTTACCTGTCACTCCACTCTTTTGAGTGGGGGGTGAAAAGTTGATGTGCagcttcaaattaatataactttgGCATAAtattggtcttgttttaaagaagacaatgtAAGGGTTTTCACTGATGtttctggaggtgaaaatatttaacagaaaaattgttatagccgtttaaatttattataataattaaaaataatgcaataacatattaatttgataaataaaattataaaaatgaaaatatttcacAAAAGTTATGATGTAAACATGAGGCCATATGTCTCAAGCAGTTGTGGtccaaattttaagttaaaatcacaaaaaatgaggtttgtgtaacacttttagtggttttaccaacaacggccactagatgtcaacggtttgctgcattctcttgtcacaaattaataaaatactgtcactgcattattataacTGCTAaaacgttttgaaatatgataactacattcttagagctttccaatgatatatagtttgtcaacatttttgaagatttataatatgatattagcattatgaatatataaaattattatgcattcctatggggggtggggtcatgtaactaaaaactgtcactacattatttctatcatcagatgaccttgaaatatgaaaactacactcttagagctttccaaagatatatagtttgtcaagatttttaggtttaggatagggtattagtgttataaatacgTAAAAACAATGTGGGCCCGCTTGAGGGCCCGTGACCTTTTAGAAAATGACTCACACTATGTCAATATTTTCCCAAAATGATGATGAcaaatgaaaactacactcttagagctttccattgatatacagtttgtcatgattggataagaattcatatgcaaaacactgaagtaatgGTAGGCATCCCACCAGTGGGACAATGACATTTAGCAGGACATAAATGTTTTGAagcacactctcttcataaagtAATCAATTACTCtgcctacataatttattttataaaacactgctgaaatatgtattctagaggcttagacctttccaaaaatatatagtttgtcatgatttaatatacatttacatccaaaatattgaagtaaacctAGGTGTTCCTGTACAGGAACAGTGACAGTTAAGTGgttaatgtaatttatttaaagtgacattgtaCCAAAAACATGTCtagattatttttataatttttttattttgttatcctATTTAAGTTTGTTAACTTTTTTCTATTGCTATTCTATAAaagtttgcacgttcaaattagtGTGTGTTGGCTAAAACTGTGAAGATTTTACTTTCTGCTTTTAAGttatatgtttgtaaaaagttAAACTGGCAAAAACAAACGTTTTTTTTCTCAGGGTCGGGGTGGGGGGCATTATAAAGGAATTATGCTTAGGGCACCAAAATGGCTAGCAGCGGCACTGGTGACAGTGCTGACCAAACCCAAATGGTCCTAAATATTGTTTGTCATGTATACATTGTTGTGTATTCAAAACTAGACTTTAAAGAAACTAAAACAATCGTACCTGACTTTCTGTAAAAAGAGCTGGCCATCGAATAATCATGTGGCTGATGCGAGGCTTGTCGTTAACAACTTCTTTTCTGCGAAGAGCAAATGTTGTGTCCATGTGTTTCTTGACAAGTACTCTATTTGGCTTTGCCTTCTTCATTTCATTGACAAGGACTTCACGTACTCCTTCTAGATTTTGGTCATCCATTCCTTCTGGATTTTCAGGCAAGAAATTTATTTCCCCTTTCCTTGGTTTCTTTATGTCTTTGTTGGGAGGGTTGCCAATTGTAGTGTCCCTTCCCCTTTTACCAGCGTTGACAGTGACTTCAATTCGACCCTGCTGGCGCATTTTGTTTCTGTAATTacccattttgaattttaagcTATTTTTCCATCCTTCCCAACCAGAGGATGAGCCTGTCTCTTTAAGACATGGGTGGGTTTGTATCAAGGCTTTGGCGACAGCTTCAAATTCTTCTTTTGTTGGATATGctttaacccttgtgtggtgttcgggtctgtgggacccgtttttaatgtttactaaaagaaaaattatgcaattaattgttgtttcaacctcagattcattggccttggctcattttctataaagaacataaaaataaacaactttataatgactgtacactgtacacccccctacacatttatattacatatgtggtgttcgggtccactGGACCCGGGGGTAATAAGAGAGTGAAAATTGAATGTGCTATGTAAATTTACTCTGTTTTTCTCCTATCTGGGACTCCTgtgagtgcatgagtgtgtttgtatatatgtCTGTACATATGTGATGGATGCATGTCAGAGTTTTGTCGTTCTGCACTTGCTGTAACAGCGCAAGGATACATCATTATATATCAAGCATGAACACTTTGTCTGCCCCCACTGTCCCAAAAACTTTACCTTTTGTCTAAAAGGAACAattctacattttaccattatatcccttacaaaaaataaccatggttgtattatagtaaaagtgtagtaatcatggtaaattggtgtattgattaccattcctggcctgaacacatgagtttaccacaaaacctatggtgtgtgtgtgtgtgtgtgtgtgtgtgtgtgtgtgtgtgtgtgtgtgtgtgtgtgtgtgtgtgtgtgtgtgtgtgtgtgtgtgtgtgtgtgtgtgtgtgtgtgtttgtgtgtgtatgagtgtgtgaGAAAGAGTGAGAAATAGAGAAAGTAAAATTTCATATCTAAGCATTTTCATAATTTTAGGTTGTAGCCAAAAGCAACACATTGTACTGCAGTGTGTGTGGAGATAAGATGGACAGGAAGACACAGTATACGTctataaaatgcaagaaatgcatatgcaacacAACTACACGGTAAAAATATGCTTCTTATGTGTTGTGTAGGCTGACATGAACAGGTTATGTGTTCAGTGTAGATCATGTGTTATAATACCGCATCTTTTCAGATGAGGCTTGTGCTGTGTAGACGGACACAAATGTCTACAATTTCAAACTAAgttcaaataattaaatatcaaagtgatgaaaaacttatttgagatgaaaaagtgatgaaaatacgtattttatataaacatcTGTGGGAGAATAGAATTTTCTTctcttatttcatatttttacaaaaacgaATGGCACTTTAATCTATAAATAGTCCTGTACCAGTggtaaatgacaaatattaaccatAAATTATGTCTATATTACTTGCAATAAGGCTAAAGTAATCATCTGTAAACAGTTATACATAAATTTGTATAACTGCATTGGTTTAAGATACGAATAATACAGTGGGTCCACTAGACCCACAAACATTGTCTAAGTAACAGAAATATGAACACCACACGAGGGTTAAACTTGTATATGTTCTCAGCAAGTTTCTCCAGAATATCATGTTTCATCTCTTTCGGGACTTTAAGATTTGTTTCATCCCTCATATAGAGTAGGTTGCCTTGACGGAGTCGATACTCGACATCCACTGAAAATTTTGGAATGCTATATGGATCTGGCCACTGACAACTTCTATCCTGAGAACATACGGAGAGGATTTCTGTGTCTGCCTGGCTGCTTGTTTCAGTAATATCATTTTGTGCAGATACTGTTGTAAGCTCAATTATTGGAATGATTTTGATGGTTGGCTTGTCTGGAAGCTCAGAAAGATCAGTAAGATTGCACAGTTCATTGTTAAATTCAGGATCTTGGTACTGTAAAGAGAAGCTGTAGTTTGCTGGGAGAGTGCATCTGAGCCACTCAATCAAATCTTCAAGTCTGTCAGGCCTTGGTGTCATAATCATTTTTCTTATATCTACCTCAGACACAATAACTCTCATGGTTAGCTTCTGTTGCACATTCATCTAGagaacaataaagacatttttaGCAGTTAACATATCGTCTTAGAGTCACCATAAGTTCTCCTTGCACCTTGTATGCTGATAATGGGAGTACATCATTCAGCTCTGAAATCCTAACTACACACATTGAGGTCACATCGCAGCAGAGAAGTTGGTATGATCTCAAGTGCTCACAGTACCAGGCTGTCATTTTgtgacaaacaaataaaatttctGTGTTAGCAAGAACAATCTTATCAATCTGGACAAATTCAGGGAGACCTGAGCATGACCCAGAACAGAGAATCATGCCTGGATGATACTTAATTCCATCTAAACAGACAGACGATGCATCAAGAACAGATCCAGACTGATCCAGAATGTTCtgagtgattacactctgaacATTCATGGGGAAAGAGGCAAGCAAAATTGGGGTGACCTTTGAAATCTCAACTGATGGTTTGAAAAATGAACTACAATCAAGATGGTAACTGACTGCTTTCTGGTGTTTGGTTGCAAGTGTCATTGCAACATTTTTGAAATTCTGTACATTGCGAATGGACCTTTTAAAGAACTTGTGCTTCCCCTCGAAGCGCATTGTCCAAACATCACATAGGGGCCCAAATTTCCTCATTAGCTCAGGGTAATGTTCTAAATAATGGTGTTTGGGCTTTAAACGAAATGTAGGAAATGTTAACTGCAGCAGCTGTCTGTGCTCTGCTATTTTACATTTCAGGAAATGCAGTGTCTCTTCGGTATGCTCTGGTGCTAAAACCAGATCAGTGATATCTTTCAGAAGCATGAGAATTTCCCAAGTGTTGTCACCCTCAGGTACATAACTACCAATGAGAAAAGGAAGAAGTCGTATGAGACACATGTTCTCATGGGCATTTCCACCAATGGTCCCTTTGGTGGAAAAACCCTTTCCAATCCCTTGTGGTCTGTCTGTTTTGTCAGCAAATGTGTAATTAAAGTACTTGATGGCATGATTTAATACATCCAGAGTAAAATATTTCTTGCCTATCAGGTCTTTAAGACAGAGGGACAACTCAATTGGAACAATGCCTTCTAACACATCATGCATGATGTCAGGAGGGTACCCACTGACCACATGAAAGTGATCAAGACTCTCAGTTAGTGGACAGGCACCTTTCACACCATAAGTTAGACTCAATTCTGGGTGCTCTATCACTTCCTGCACCTGCCTATCATGGGTCTCTTTGTCTCTGAGTTTAAAGAAACCAGAACTAACCTCTTTCTGCTGAGCGTCACCACTGCTTGCCAAACAGAATCTGCAGAATTTTTCAACAGAAAAGCTCTCCAGAAATCCTGCAAGCGAGTGGGCACCAAGATAATCAGCAGCAACAAATAATGCAGTTCCTTGCACAGTTTTACCAAGTTTATCCAGGTAAACACCATTTTGCTCCAACATCTTTAGATCATAAAGAAGAGGTTGCAGAACTTTTGCATAACCACACTTTTTGACTGTTGATGTATTGCATAGTAAAGCAAGCTGAATTGAATTGAGGGTTGACCTATACTTTACAGGTATGTTGGCAATGACACAGCACACAGcacacattttgtgtttgagCTTTGATGTACCAAGTGGATTGGCAATTTCAAAGTCATCTATGTAAAGGCCCAAAGCAATCGTGAATTAATCTCTCGCAAGAAAAGAGTTTTCTCTAAAGTACTGCCCATCTACATATGATCTGTATTCCTGCTTCACATGGACCCTTTCTGACATTGCTTTGTTTAACACAtcagggctgcgtttcccgataacgttctcccttagcgcgctacgaagactcttaagttaaaccttaactacaggtttaccttttctaggcgtgtttcccgaactgtaccttagcgggtttcttaaggtatactttcttacgtacgacgttaccaggtgctgtccatggcgatggtgctgaataggttgatgtcgattgctcgacaatcaattgttcactttatgtaaaaggtacttcgctgcgttatcagagagcggtgttatttattaaagaaacatttcagaaatagttcaagttacatttattaggaatatctggtaaaaatatttcaaattgcaaacaactaaatataaaccttgtatattttattttatatcaaacccgtgcaaaactcgcaacttcatatccaaaagtataatgcataaactgctccaatgcatccattattccttcactttaaatgataatttatattaggggttaataaatgcgttgcacaggggaataaggtgggtcgtgcaagtcacctggctaGGCATTactctaaaaatatataaaaaccaaattgttgttcattagttcacgcgtttatgtgcttggacactgcgcaagcagcgcgtttaaaatgcggataacgcttaatggacgcgtttctggagccgcgcctgtctgtttaccttaaatataacataaaatatatattatatgatatataattgttgtatatgattgttttaggttttagctttgattagttttaatgtggaaaatgtgttgaccttatacaagcaataatcaagtggagcattttcttttgagtgtttataaagaatttggcatgcagctgcctcaaagttagaaaacattaaaaaacttcgatgcaaagtcgacttaacatcaataataatatttaggaaaatcaacaattatgatttcgtgatgaatgtgctcccggGGTCTGcgattttactttatttgttttattgcagctaaaatagattcgccctgccatagtttcaccaactcctccacccaaactctttttaaatagtttcttaagcCTGTAATAGTTCGAAtctgatgttcctttggaaaaaatataaaaaaatctaacaaccatcagtgtaataatgtctaattatgtgaatattttaatctttaaataaaaaaatgtctaatttaacacggagtgtaattcaaattttttttacagatatttagttatttagactgcaatctacacaagcttttatcacagtgatggcccctagcggagtcaagtgggataaggtatagctaagagtgcttcagaccaaccttccgaacgaacgacttacagaagtgatacgtaactaagaacgtttcgggaaacacgtattaacgataaggtacagcttaaggtacaacttaagaacgacgtagagctaagaaggtttcggggaacgcagcccagaTTTGTTAAGCAAGTTCTGTAGCATGGAAAGGATAGGAACATATGCAAGTGGTTTTTGCCCTTTCTCCACAACATATTCAATGGGATTTACCAGTGGAAATTCTCTGCGTACATAGGCTGCTCTTCTTTTAGCAGTACTTAGGGGACCATCTTTGTCCAAGAAATTCATAATGCTACTTTCTGACACAGCACTTGTAACCTCTTTTACAAACTTTTCATCCATGTCAGCATATTTACTTAACACAACCCTGACTTTGTTGTGCAAAAGTGGCTGTGACAGCTTATGAATTTGACAAAGCTGTTCTACAACTTCTTGCACAGAACTTTCTGGTATGTGTAAAACACTTTGCATCTTTAACAGAAGAGATGCCAAGTTGTGCTCAAGCTGATGTTCTAAATCAGGAAGGTTATCATAACTAGTTTCTTGACCCAGCTCTTCTAACTCTTCCAGATCATCAGCATGTGTCATTTGCTCTTCGGCAAGATCAATGTCAGAGCTTGTGAAATCATGACCAATGATTTCTGATTTGAATCTCTTCCAGCTCTGTTTCTTGTGTAACTTACTCCTGTGTGCTCTGAAAGTGGAGTACACACTGCTTTCAAAATTGCAGTCTTTGTAAGGGCACTTGACTttatgatttacttttaaatgtgcAGTGGACAGGTGAATTAAGTAATCAGACTCAGAACAATACTCTGCAAACCCACAGGAAAGACAGCTAAATTTAACTGGTGCATCACTTGGGAGCTGACAAGACAGTTTGGTGTGAATTTCGGATAAGTGCACTTTTAAGGCATTAAATGATTTAAATGTGCATTGACATTCCTGATGTAAACATGGAAATGGCTCATTTCTAGCATAACTACCGTGTTTTAGTCTATAATGTTTAAATAGCTGTGATCTTTTTTCACAGTTAAAAGAACAGTATTTACACCTCCAATGCATCTGTTCTTGCCACCTGAAACACAAAAGAAGTATTGTTATAGAATGTTCACTTATGTCTTCCCCagctaacagagaaaagttTGTTCTCTCAAAGAACATTCTCAAAAAATATTCCTTGACAGTTCCCAATGtccccaaaaacgttctgccaataTAAGAACGTTTCTGGGTGGTCTGAACGTTAAAGGGTTGTtata is a genomic window containing:
- the LOC129426669 gene encoding uncharacterized protein; the protein is MNVQQKLTMRVIVSEVDIRKMIMTPRPDRLEDLIEWLRCTLPANYSFSLQYQDPEFNNELCNLTDLSELPDKPTIKIIPIIELTTVSAQNDITETSSQADTEILSVCSQDRSCQWPDPYSIPKFSVDVEYRLRQGNLLYMRDETNLKVPKEMKHDILEKLAENIYKVKAYPTKEEFEAVAKALIQTHPCLKETGSSSGWEGWKNSLKFKMGNYRNKMRQQGRIEVTVNAGKRGRDTTIGNPPNKDIKKPRKGEINFLPENPEGMDDQNLEGVREVLVNEMKKAKPNRVLVKKHMDTTFALRRKEVVNDKPRISHMIIRWPALFTESQVYDEFSRVVGKNLRESFFDALDRFSPKLMDIFRKKKGLAGQLLSELLRQTKTTEPTDVRSLCLRGLPVILEDDSSAFFKTCSVSFVKFLYMLQVQSTFLFKTIS